One segment of candidate division WOR-3 bacterium DNA contains the following:
- the tsaD gene encoding tRNA (adenosine(37)-N6)-threonylcarbamoyltransferase complex transferase subunit TsaD: protein MYILGIETSCDETCAAVLRDGREILSNVVSSQYLHSRYGGVIPEVASRAHIKHLVPITETALAVAGIGFSEIDLITATYGPGLIGSLLVGLSFAKGLSLSLNKPFVGVNHIEGHIFASLLAYPEIKPPFLSLIISGGHTEIYLVKEIGQYHLLGMTLDDACGEAFDKVGKLLGFPYPAGFKIEEIAREGKRSINFPIPKVNGANFSFSGLKTAVLYFLKDNPHYPKEDIAHSFQEVVFDFLEEKIVFAVQEVSLRLMTVSGGVAANSRLRARLAQLGRREGIRFYIPPLSLCTDNAAMIAACGYERFKRFGSSPLDLPAKANEILT, encoded by the coding sequence GTGTATATCTTAGGTATTGAGACTTCTTGTGATGAGACCTGTGCGGCGGTTTTGCGGGATGGAAGAGAGATTCTTTCTAATGTTGTCTCCTCCCAGTATCTCCATTCCCGCTACGGTGGGGTGATACCGGAGGTGGCTTCCCGGGCGCACATTAAGCATTTAGTCCCGATTACGGAGACCGCCCTGGCAGTAGCCGGAATCGGCTTTTCGGAAATTGATCTCATCACCGCCACTTACGGACCAGGGCTCATCGGCTCTCTTCTCGTTGGGCTCTCCTTTGCCAAGGGTTTATCTTTAAGCCTCAATAAACCATTCGTGGGGGTGAACCACATTGAAGGACATATCTTCGCTTCCCTCCTCGCTTATCCCGAAATTAAACCTCCTTTCCTCTCCCTCATCATCTCCGGTGGCCATACCGAGATTTACTTGGTGAAAGAGATTGGCCAGTACCATTTATTAGGGATGACCTTAGACGACGCCTGCGGAGAGGCATTTGACAAGGTAGGAAAGTTATTAGGATTTCCTTATCCCGCAGGATTTAAGATTGAAGAGATAGCAAGGGAAGGGAAAAGAAGCATTAACTTCCCTATCCCCAAAGTTAATGGAGCCAATTTCAGTTTCTCGGGCTTGAAGACCGCGGTGCTCTATTTTTTGAAAGATAATCCTCACTATCCGAAGGAAGATATCGCCCATTCCTTTCAAGAAGTTGTATTTGACTTCTTAGAAGAGAAGATTGTTTTCGCGGTGCAAGAAGTTTCTTTGCGCCTGATGACCGTTTCCGGTGGGGTGGCGGCGAATAGTCGATTGAGAGCGCGTCTGGCACAATTAGGAAGAAGGGAAGGAATAAGATTTTACATCCCACCCCTTTCCCTCTGCACCGACAATGCGGCAATGATTGCCGCTTGTGGTTATGAGAGATTTAAGCGGTTCGGCTCTTCGCCGTTGGATCTACCAGCGAAGGCGAACGAAATCTTAACCTGA
- a CDS encoding 4-hydroxythreonine-4-phosphate dehydrogenase PdxA, with protein sequence MTAIPEGKGYWRPIDGNNGQKIVLVVVVTLGEITGIGPEVVLKAIAKFPPQEVKIIGARVLLTKLREKLKIAIDFEPYLLDFLPGIDFTFGKPDRKTAQFAWEGLKVGVSLIKKGEAKGIVTAPISKSNLYRIGFPYPGQTEFFAQEFGVRNYCFLAYHKKIKIAFLTLHCPLKEVPSRIKTRWVVEKGLLLYDFLHRLEGIESPRIGLFSLNPHGGEFSRGEEKEMAKGIKRLKDLGIDIVGTLPADSFLFYYKRYDGFISPYHDQGMIMVKTIGKGKGINTTLGLPFIRTSPLHGTAFDIAGKGVADSRGMEEAIRLCRKWAKEMVSG encoded by the coding sequence TTGACCGCTATACCCGAAGGCAAGGGATACTGGCGACCTATTGATGGTAATAATGGTCAAAAGATAGTTCTCGTGGTGGTTGTCACCTTAGGTGAGATAACAGGGATTGGTCCGGAGGTTGTCTTAAAGGCGATTGCTAAATTCCCACCCCAGGAAGTGAAGATTATTGGTGCTCGGGTTCTTTTGACAAAATTGAGAGAAAAACTAAAGATAGCGATTGATTTTGAACCGTATCTTTTAGACTTTCTACCGGGGATTGATTTTACCTTTGGCAAACCGGATCGGAAGACCGCTCAATTTGCCTGGGAGGGCTTAAAGGTTGGCGTTTCTTTAATAAAGAAGGGAGAGGCGAAAGGGATAGTTACCGCTCCCATTTCTAAGAGCAACCTCTACCGAATTGGCTTCCCTTATCCCGGCCAGACCGAATTCTTCGCCCAGGAGTTTGGGGTGAGAAATTATTGTTTCTTAGCCTATCATAAGAAGATAAAGATTGCCTTTCTCACCTTACATTGTCCTTTGAAAGAAGTACCTTCTCGGATTAAAACTCGTTGGGTAGTGGAAAAGGGCCTTCTCCTTTATGATTTCCTCCATCGGCTTGAGGGGATTGAATCACCAAGGATCGGTCTCTTCTCTCTCAATCCCCACGGTGGAGAATTTTCCCGGGGAGAAGAGAAGGAGATGGCGAAAGGAATAAAGAGGCTAAAAGATTTAGGAATTGATATCGTAGGGACTTTACCAGCCGATTCCTTTCTCTTTTATTATAAGAGATACGATGGTTTTATTTCCCCCTATCATGACCAGGGGATGATAATGGTGAAAACAATCGGCAAGGGTAAAGGGATAAATACCACCTTAGGTCTTCCCTTCATTCGTACCTCTCCTTTGCACGGCACCGCCTTTGACATCGCGGGGAAGGGGGTGGCAGATTCCCGGGGGATGGAAGAAGCGATAAGACTTTGTCGGAAATGGGCGAAGGAGATGGTCTCAGGTTAA
- a CDS encoding ABC transporter permease gives MKRLIGYLRAIWAENIKEWKIELAYKADFIRGMIDPLVYLLPHLLYGIAIVGGRSSPYLEKLAGSSDIITFVILGYIFIGFLNMALWAMGFSLRKEQFHGTLEIVFATPVPRWVFALGMACHSTLHQSIIVIFQLIVMYIIFSFTIKVGGILPSLLIIALMLFALYGFGMMVAALTLIFKQGWLVSEALSGIMMVITPIAYPLAVLPLFLQKAALFVPATYGVLGVRHFLIGERIPFSLTTLFLRLILLCFLWIAFGILVFNLIDRYTRRQGILATY, from the coding sequence ATGAAGAGGCTGATCGGATATCTGCGAGCAATCTGGGCGGAAAATATTAAAGAGTGGAAGATAGAATTGGCTTATAAGGCGGATTTTATCCGAGGAATGATTGACCCGTTAGTCTACCTTTTGCCCCATCTCCTTTACGGTATCGCTATTGTTGGGGGCCGTTCTTCTCCTTATTTAGAGAAACTCGCGGGAAGTAGTGATATTATCACCTTTGTCATATTAGGTTATATCTTCATCGGTTTTTTGAATATGGCGCTTTGGGCGATGGGTTTCTCTTTAAGAAAAGAGCAATTTCACGGCACCTTAGAGATCGTCTTTGCTACCCCGGTTCCCCGTTGGGTCTTCGCCTTAGGGATGGCTTGCCATTCTACCCTGCACCAGTCAATAATTGTCATCTTTCAATTGATTGTGATGTATATCATCTTCTCTTTTACGATAAAGGTTGGTGGTATTTTGCCTTCTCTTTTAATTATCGCCCTAATGCTTTTTGCCCTCTATGGTTTTGGAATGATGGTGGCGGCACTCACCCTCATCTTCAAACAGGGTTGGTTGGTCTCGGAAGCCCTTTCGGGAATAATGATGGTCATCACGCCGATCGCTTACCCCTTGGCGGTTTTGCCTCTTTTTCTCCAAAAGGCGGCACTTTTTGTTCCAGCCACTTATGGGGTTTTAGGGGTGAGGCACTTCCTAATCGGGGAAAGAATTCCCTTTTCTTTAACCACCCTCTTTCTCCGATTGATTCTCCTCTGCTTCCTTTGGATTGCCTTCGGGATTTTGGTATTCAACCTCATTGACCGCTATACCCGAAGGCAAGGGATACTGGCGACCTATTGA
- a CDS encoding ABC transporter permease, producing the protein MKREVILRNLRVIKAEVIKTIKIWFTYPIMLVFWGIFPLIWVLPFIFQGKAFVGSLTSESFKNLTGSANYLSFVLLGAIISTYIFSGLWGVGNALREETYWGTLEYMFVSPTHPMVILIGKTVVEFLYATVVVIAQVLISVFLLDLRVGVKQILPVVLIVLLLLIGFYGLAIGLAGFTLLIKEVHGFVHTLEWVFYLFSPIRYPVEINPITKTISLLLPLTYALVAVRAIVLLNKRILDLGQTILLLGIMDVVFLLVGILLFTYLEKKTRRMGTIAMY; encoded by the coding sequence ATGAAGAGAGAGGTAATTTTGAGAAATCTGCGGGTGATTAAGGCGGAGGTGATAAAGACGATAAAAATTTGGTTCACCTATCCGATAATGCTTGTCTTCTGGGGAATTTTCCCTTTAATCTGGGTATTACCTTTTATCTTTCAAGGCAAGGCATTCGTTGGTAGTTTAACCAGTGAATCCTTTAAGAACCTAACGGGAAGCGCTAACTACCTCTCCTTTGTCCTTTTGGGAGCAATCATCTCTACTTACATCTTTTCTGGTTTATGGGGGGTAGGGAATGCGCTCCGGGAGGAGACTTATTGGGGAACCTTGGAGTATATGTTTGTCTCTCCCACCCACCCGATGGTAATTCTTATCGGTAAGACGGTGGTGGAATTTCTCTATGCCACGGTGGTGGTTATTGCCCAGGTACTAATTTCGGTATTCCTTTTAGATTTAAGGGTGGGGGTAAAGCAAATTTTGCCTGTGGTCTTAATTGTTTTATTACTTCTCATTGGCTTTTACGGCTTGGCGATTGGTCTAGCCGGATTTACCCTATTAATTAAAGAGGTTCATGGATTTGTCCACACCTTAGAATGGGTCTTTTATCTCTTTTCCCCAATCCGCTATCCGGTGGAGATAAATCCCATCACGAAGACTATCTCCCTTCTTTTGCCTTTGACCTATGCCTTAGTGGCGGTGCGGGCGATTGTTCTCTTAAATAAGAGAATTTTGGATTTGGGTCAGACAATTCTCCTCTTAGGGATTATGGATGTTGTCTTCCTCCTGGTTGGTATCTTACTTTTTACTTATCTGGAAAAGAAGACGAGAAGGATGGGGACGATTGCTATGTATTAA